In the genome of Xyrauchen texanus isolate HMW12.3.18 chromosome 33, RBS_HiC_50CHRs, whole genome shotgun sequence, one region contains:
- the LOC127626957 gene encoding zinc finger E-box-binding homeobox 1-like isoform X1, with protein sequence MADGPRCKRRKQANPRRTNVSNYSPVLEGQSDSDDEDKLHIVEEEGSLLDGADCDSVAPDDDPNGAADPDGRWDDVKEECMSDEDERSRDALVEKILQQGDTAVIFPEAPDDEPRQGTPETSGHDENGTPDSFSQLLTCPYCSRGYKRYTSLKEHIKYRHEKSEDNFSCSLCSYTFAYRTQLDRHMTAHKAGREQRHVTQSGGGGNRKFKCTECGKAFKYKHHLKEHLRIHSGEKPYECSNCKKRFSHSGSYSSHISSKKCISLISVNGRPRPSPATGAAKTPQCSSPSLPTSSPTARAQVRDKLDNSKPLQEQLPVTQIKSEPLDYEYKPVVVAPSTRGVNGIFQGGAAAPLQGAVQAVVLPTLGLVSPISINLGDLQNVLKVAVDGNIIRQVLESTQAKGQQAGTGIVGAAGVGIAQASQQVIQAISLPILDQDGNTKIIINYSLDPSQAQAVLQSTKTEPLGANTVVCKGQKLPEDLTIKTNRDKTTITVDEKKMLHNDTTHKHCGKDGHRVNGKNLEMDLKMDLEEGLCPGHPPLNNLLSLLKAYFALNNEPTKDELAKISESVSLPAEVVKKWFEKMQLGQISVDPSSPLPEGEQNTPDDLDGTIGDGTPRIEPDDQMNSEEQGDRDCCSPAEGIPAGINGIESAPTSSPLNLSHDGPVPARTNEGEGPLDLSLPKSAATAAMASSPANTVYSAQEEPLNLTCTKKELLSNATSNAAIYVSQPSANPINIVTTELPTLVAITDQGQGQCLRALTTTKQTILIPQLAYSYTTTSSSPAVIDTPQKNLLQVNGIKEEKQEMGSEVTSMLDEQTDSDSGPTRKKMKRTESGLYACDLCDKIFQKSSSLLRHKYEHTGKRPHECGTCSKAFKHKHHLIEHLRLHSGEKPYQCDKCGKRFSHSGSYSQHMNHRYSYCKKEALGQGLGQGAEEEDNPGEEQPRTGSAATSPPSHLDSDERGSSTREDESEEEDEMGLGSIVDEDEIQVVKIGEEGDEEEGERMEEGEQDETEEVRENGEEETREGGEREADGENNRQMLKVVVMQDECKEEEHRDEEQTEDKEAMDTGALENMKDMTKRALKDSENKGNTPVMNGDVK encoded by the exons TAAGTAACTACAGTCCTGTGCTGGAGGGCCAGTCGGACTCTGATGATGAAGATAAGCTTCACATTGTTGAGGAGGAAGGGAGTCTCCTGGATGGGGCTGACTGTGACAGCGTGGCCCCTGACGATGACCCTAATGGGGCTGCCGACCCAGATGGCAGATGGGATGATG tgaAAGAGGAGTGTATGTCGGATGAGGATGAGAGGAGCAGAGATGCTTTGGTTGAGAAGATTCTCCAACAAGGAGACACGGCAGTCATCTTCCCAGAGGCACCAGACGATGAACCACGACAGGGCACGCCAGAGACAAGTGGACATGACGAAAATG gCACACCAGATTCGTTTTCTCAGCTCCTCACCTGTCCGTATTGTTCTCGTGGCTACAAGCGTTACACCTCACTGAAGGAGCACATTAAATACAGACACGAGAAGAGTGAGGACAACTTCAGCTGTTCGCTCTGCAGCTACACCTTTGCCTACCGTACACAGCTGGACAGACACATGACTGCACACAAAGCTGGCCGAGAGCAG CGGCATGTTACTCAGTCAGGTGGAGGAGGGAATCGTAAGTTTAAATGCACTGAATGTGGCAAAGCCTTCAAGTACAAACACCACCTGAAAGAACACCTGCGCATCCACAGTG GAGAAAAGCCTTATGAATGCTCCAACTGCAAGAAGCGTTTCTCTCATTCGGGCTCCTATAGTTCCCACATCAGCAGTAAGAAGTGCATCAGCCTCATCTCTGTAAATGGGCGGCCACGACCCTCTCCCGCTACTGGGGCTGCAAAGACCCCGCAGTGCTCCTCCCCATCCCTGCCAACCTCTTCCCCTACAGCACGTGCCCAAGTCAGAGACAAACTGGACAACAGCAAACCCCTTCAGGAGCAGCTTCCCGTGACACAGATCAAGTCTGAGCCACTGGACTATGAGTACAAGCCTGTGGTAGTGGCCCCATCTACTAGAGGGGTTAATGGCATCTTCCAGGGTGGAGCTGCAGCCCCCCTCCAGGGCGCCGTACAGGCTGTTGTGCTCCCAACTTTGGGCCTGGTCTCACCTATCAGCATCAACCTGGGTGACCTGCAGAATGTGCTGAAGGTGGCAGTGGATGGGAATATCATCAGGCAGGTGCTGGAAAGCACACAGGCCAAGGGGCAGCAAGCAGGGACAGGAATTGTTGGAGCAGCAGGTGTGGGCATTGCCCAGGCATCCCAGCAAGTTATCCAGGCCATTAGTCTTCCCATCTTGGATCAGGACGGCAATACCAAGATCATCATCAACTACAGCCTAGACCCTTCACAGGCCCAAGCAGTCCTGCAGAGTACAAAGACAGAGCCGTTGGGGGCAAACACTGTGGTCTGCAAGGGTCAGAAGCTGCCAGAGGACCTGACGATCAAGACAAATAGGGACAAAACCACCATCACTGTGGACGAGAAGAAAATGCTTCACAATGACACAACACATAAGCACTGTGGTAAAGATGGACATAGGGTAAATGGGAAAAATCTTGAGATGGACTTGAAGATGGACTTGGAGGAAGGACTTTGTCCTGGTCACCCTCCACTAAATAACCTTCTTTCCTTGCTTAAGGCTTACTTTGCCTTGAATAATGAGCCAACCAAGGATGAGCTGGCAAAGATATCTGAGTCCGTCAGTCTTCCAGCAGAGGTGGTGAAGAAGTGGTTTGAGAAGATGCAGTTGGGACAGATTTCTGTAGACCCCTCTTCACCCTTGCCTGAAGGTGAGCAGAACACTCCTGATGATTTGGATGGGACTATAGGGGATGGAACACCTAGAATTGAGCCAGATGACCAAATGAACTCAGAGGAGCAAGGGGATAGGGATTGCTGTAGCCCAGCAGAGGGCATTCCAGCTGGGATAAATGGGATTGAGAGTGCCCCTACTTCTTCACCACTAAACCTGTCCCATGATGGTCCTGTCCCGGCCAGGACTAATGAGGGTGAGGGTCCTCTTGATCTATCTCTACCAAAATCCGCTGCTACAGCTGCTATGGCTAGCAGTCCTGCTAACACTGTTTACTCGGCTCAAGAGGAGCCACTGAATTTGACTTGCACAAAGAAGGAACTGCTCAGCAATGCAACCTCCAATGCTGCCATATATGTCAGCCAACCAAGTGCCAATCCCATAAACATTGTGACCACTGAACTGCCCACACTAGTGGCAATCACTGACCAGGGACAAGGACAATGTCTACGTGCACTTACCACCACTAAACAGACCATCCTGATCCCACAGCTGGCCTATAGTTACACCACTACATCTTCCAGCCCAGCAGTCATTGACACACCACAGAAGAACTTACTGCAGGTCAATGGTATCAAG GAGGAGAAACAGGAGATGGGCTCAGAAGTCACATCAATGTTAGACGAACAGACAGACTCAGACTCAGGGCCGACAAGGAAGAAGATGAAAAGGACTGAGAGTGGCCTATACGCCTGTGACCTGTGTGACAAAATCTTCCAGAAGAGCAGTTCACTGCTCCGCCATAAATACGAACACACAG GTAAAAGGCCTCATGAATGTGGCACCTGCAGCAAGGCTTTCAAACACAAGCACCACCTGATAGAACACCTGCGCCTACACTCCGGAGAAAAGCCCTACCAGTGCGACAAGTGCGGCAAGCGTTTCTCCCACTCCGGCTCCTACTCGCAACACATGAACCACCGTTACTCCTACTGTAAGAAGGAGGCTCTGGGTCAAGGTCTGGGACAGGGGGCCGAGGAAGAAGACAACCCTGGCGAGGAGCAGCCTCGGACAGGCAGCGCAGCAACATCGCCTCCCTCCCACCTGGACTCAGACGAGCGGGGGAGTAGTACCAGAGAGGATGAGAGTGAGGAAGAGGATGAGATGGGCTTGGGGAGCATAGTGGATGAGGATGAGATTCAGGTGGTAAAGATTGGGGAGGAAGGAGATGAGGAGGAAGGAGAGAGGATGGAGGAGGGCGAGCAAGACGAGACGGAGGAGGTCCGAGAAAATGGCGAGGAAGAGACGCGAGAGGGAGGTGAGAGGGAGGCTGATGGAGAAAATAACAGACAGATGCTGAAGGTCGTGGTGATGCAGGATGAATGCAAAGAGGAGGAACACAGAGATGAAGAACAAACAGAGGACAAGGAGGCCATGGACACAGGAGCTCTTGAAAACATGAAGGACATGACAAAAAGAGCACTGAAAGACAGTGAAAATAAAGGAAACACACCTGTTATGAATGGAGACGTTAAATGA
- the LOC127626957 gene encoding zinc finger E-box-binding homeobox 1-like isoform X2 yields MSDEDERSRDALVEKILQQGDTAVIFPEAPDDEPRQGTPETSGHDENGTPDSFSQLLTCPYCSRGYKRYTSLKEHIKYRHEKSEDNFSCSLCSYTFAYRTQLDRHMTAHKAGREQRHVTQSGGGGNRKFKCTECGKAFKYKHHLKEHLRIHSGEKPYECSNCKKRFSHSGSYSSHISSKKCISLISVNGRPRPSPATGAAKTPQCSSPSLPTSSPTARAQVRDKLDNSKPLQEQLPVTQIKSEPLDYEYKPVVVAPSTRGVNGIFQGGAAAPLQGAVQAVVLPTLGLVSPISINLGDLQNVLKVAVDGNIIRQVLESTQAKGQQAGTGIVGAAGVGIAQASQQVIQAISLPILDQDGNTKIIINYSLDPSQAQAVLQSTKTEPLGANTVVCKGQKLPEDLTIKTNRDKTTITVDEKKMLHNDTTHKHCGKDGHRVNGKNLEMDLKMDLEEGLCPGHPPLNNLLSLLKAYFALNNEPTKDELAKISESVSLPAEVVKKWFEKMQLGQISVDPSSPLPEGEQNTPDDLDGTIGDGTPRIEPDDQMNSEEQGDRDCCSPAEGIPAGINGIESAPTSSPLNLSHDGPVPARTNEGEGPLDLSLPKSAATAAMASSPANTVYSAQEEPLNLTCTKKELLSNATSNAAIYVSQPSANPINIVTTELPTLVAITDQGQGQCLRALTTTKQTILIPQLAYSYTTTSSSPAVIDTPQKNLLQVNGIKEEKQEMGSEVTSMLDEQTDSDSGPTRKKMKRTESGLYACDLCDKIFQKSSSLLRHKYEHTGKRPHECGTCSKAFKHKHHLIEHLRLHSGEKPYQCDKCGKRFSHSGSYSQHMNHRYSYCKKEALGQGLGQGAEEEDNPGEEQPRTGSAATSPPSHLDSDERGSSTREDESEEEDEMGLGSIVDEDEIQVVKIGEEGDEEEGERMEEGEQDETEEVRENGEEETREGGEREADGENNRQMLKVVVMQDECKEEEHRDEEQTEDKEAMDTGALENMKDMTKRALKDSENKGNTPVMNGDVK; encoded by the exons ATGTCGGATGAGGATGAGAGGAGCAGAGATGCTTTGGTTGAGAAGATTCTCCAACAAGGAGACACGGCAGTCATCTTCCCAGAGGCACCAGACGATGAACCACGACAGGGCACGCCAGAGACAAGTGGACATGACGAAAATG gCACACCAGATTCGTTTTCTCAGCTCCTCACCTGTCCGTATTGTTCTCGTGGCTACAAGCGTTACACCTCACTGAAGGAGCACATTAAATACAGACACGAGAAGAGTGAGGACAACTTCAGCTGTTCGCTCTGCAGCTACACCTTTGCCTACCGTACACAGCTGGACAGACACATGACTGCACACAAAGCTGGCCGAGAGCAG CGGCATGTTACTCAGTCAGGTGGAGGAGGGAATCGTAAGTTTAAATGCACTGAATGTGGCAAAGCCTTCAAGTACAAACACCACCTGAAAGAACACCTGCGCATCCACAGTG GAGAAAAGCCTTATGAATGCTCCAACTGCAAGAAGCGTTTCTCTCATTCGGGCTCCTATAGTTCCCACATCAGCAGTAAGAAGTGCATCAGCCTCATCTCTGTAAATGGGCGGCCACGACCCTCTCCCGCTACTGGGGCTGCAAAGACCCCGCAGTGCTCCTCCCCATCCCTGCCAACCTCTTCCCCTACAGCACGTGCCCAAGTCAGAGACAAACTGGACAACAGCAAACCCCTTCAGGAGCAGCTTCCCGTGACACAGATCAAGTCTGAGCCACTGGACTATGAGTACAAGCCTGTGGTAGTGGCCCCATCTACTAGAGGGGTTAATGGCATCTTCCAGGGTGGAGCTGCAGCCCCCCTCCAGGGCGCCGTACAGGCTGTTGTGCTCCCAACTTTGGGCCTGGTCTCACCTATCAGCATCAACCTGGGTGACCTGCAGAATGTGCTGAAGGTGGCAGTGGATGGGAATATCATCAGGCAGGTGCTGGAAAGCACACAGGCCAAGGGGCAGCAAGCAGGGACAGGAATTGTTGGAGCAGCAGGTGTGGGCATTGCCCAGGCATCCCAGCAAGTTATCCAGGCCATTAGTCTTCCCATCTTGGATCAGGACGGCAATACCAAGATCATCATCAACTACAGCCTAGACCCTTCACAGGCCCAAGCAGTCCTGCAGAGTACAAAGACAGAGCCGTTGGGGGCAAACACTGTGGTCTGCAAGGGTCAGAAGCTGCCAGAGGACCTGACGATCAAGACAAATAGGGACAAAACCACCATCACTGTGGACGAGAAGAAAATGCTTCACAATGACACAACACATAAGCACTGTGGTAAAGATGGACATAGGGTAAATGGGAAAAATCTTGAGATGGACTTGAAGATGGACTTGGAGGAAGGACTTTGTCCTGGTCACCCTCCACTAAATAACCTTCTTTCCTTGCTTAAGGCTTACTTTGCCTTGAATAATGAGCCAACCAAGGATGAGCTGGCAAAGATATCTGAGTCCGTCAGTCTTCCAGCAGAGGTGGTGAAGAAGTGGTTTGAGAAGATGCAGTTGGGACAGATTTCTGTAGACCCCTCTTCACCCTTGCCTGAAGGTGAGCAGAACACTCCTGATGATTTGGATGGGACTATAGGGGATGGAACACCTAGAATTGAGCCAGATGACCAAATGAACTCAGAGGAGCAAGGGGATAGGGATTGCTGTAGCCCAGCAGAGGGCATTCCAGCTGGGATAAATGGGATTGAGAGTGCCCCTACTTCTTCACCACTAAACCTGTCCCATGATGGTCCTGTCCCGGCCAGGACTAATGAGGGTGAGGGTCCTCTTGATCTATCTCTACCAAAATCCGCTGCTACAGCTGCTATGGCTAGCAGTCCTGCTAACACTGTTTACTCGGCTCAAGAGGAGCCACTGAATTTGACTTGCACAAAGAAGGAACTGCTCAGCAATGCAACCTCCAATGCTGCCATATATGTCAGCCAACCAAGTGCCAATCCCATAAACATTGTGACCACTGAACTGCCCACACTAGTGGCAATCACTGACCAGGGACAAGGACAATGTCTACGTGCACTTACCACCACTAAACAGACCATCCTGATCCCACAGCTGGCCTATAGTTACACCACTACATCTTCCAGCCCAGCAGTCATTGACACACCACAGAAGAACTTACTGCAGGTCAATGGTATCAAG GAGGAGAAACAGGAGATGGGCTCAGAAGTCACATCAATGTTAGACGAACAGACAGACTCAGACTCAGGGCCGACAAGGAAGAAGATGAAAAGGACTGAGAGTGGCCTATACGCCTGTGACCTGTGTGACAAAATCTTCCAGAAGAGCAGTTCACTGCTCCGCCATAAATACGAACACACAG GTAAAAGGCCTCATGAATGTGGCACCTGCAGCAAGGCTTTCAAACACAAGCACCACCTGATAGAACACCTGCGCCTACACTCCGGAGAAAAGCCCTACCAGTGCGACAAGTGCGGCAAGCGTTTCTCCCACTCCGGCTCCTACTCGCAACACATGAACCACCGTTACTCCTACTGTAAGAAGGAGGCTCTGGGTCAAGGTCTGGGACAGGGGGCCGAGGAAGAAGACAACCCTGGCGAGGAGCAGCCTCGGACAGGCAGCGCAGCAACATCGCCTCCCTCCCACCTGGACTCAGACGAGCGGGGGAGTAGTACCAGAGAGGATGAGAGTGAGGAAGAGGATGAGATGGGCTTGGGGAGCATAGTGGATGAGGATGAGATTCAGGTGGTAAAGATTGGGGAGGAAGGAGATGAGGAGGAAGGAGAGAGGATGGAGGAGGGCGAGCAAGACGAGACGGAGGAGGTCCGAGAAAATGGCGAGGAAGAGACGCGAGAGGGAGGTGAGAGGGAGGCTGATGGAGAAAATAACAGACAGATGCTGAAGGTCGTGGTGATGCAGGATGAATGCAAAGAGGAGGAACACAGAGATGAAGAACAAACAGAGGACAAGGAGGCCATGGACACAGGAGCTCTTGAAAACATGAAGGACATGACAAAAAGAGCACTGAAAGACAGTGAAAATAAAGGAAACACACCTGTTATGAATGGAGACGTTAAATGA